A single region of the Maylandia zebra isolate NMK-2024a linkage group LG17, Mzebra_GT3a, whole genome shotgun sequence genome encodes:
- the LOC143413240 gene encoding uncharacterized protein LOC143413240 — MRRKRSSRSIFRDPYDVIERQRREGRSRLIQLESLTRRSGTLTQLFQGTLQTRLLASARDDVNAKLESITGQLQLLVSEWEGFEAQREELVVCLADMDVCLSEVDQLTGNASEKLKQLQVWVCFDMTYTGSAELLGKLYF, encoded by the exons atgaggaggaagagaagcagcaggagcatctttagggatccctatgatgtcattgag aggcagcggCGAGAGGGGAGATCTCGgctcatccagctggagagcctgaccaggaggagtggaacattaactcagctcttccagggcaccctgcagactcGGCTGTTGGCATCGGCGAGGGATGACGTGAACGCcaaactggagtccatcacaggtcaactgcag ctccttgtctcagagtgggaggggtttgaagcacaaagggaggaacTTGTCGTTTGTTTGGCTGATATGGATGTCTGCCTGAgtgaggttgaccagctgacaggaaacgctagtgaaaaactgaaacaactgcaggtgtgggtttgttttgatatgacatatacagggagtgcagaattattaggcaagttgtatttttga